A DNA window from Halomicrobium mukohataei DSM 12286 contains the following coding sequences:
- the cobN gene encoding cobaltochelatase subunit CobN, which translates to MPTIALYTATENELGAVQRAASRVDAELVVRSESDLDDQSDVDEFLDEISDATAAVFWLHGAEDSMPGYDHAVGQLEDAGVPLVVKSTGDAYAIEDTSVPATDRDRVYDYLERGGTSNVANCIRFLVDEYGGVDRPYDDPVDLPTEGVYHPDHPGASYAELVATFDADRPTVAVWFYESHWTHENTRYVDAQVRAIEAQGADALPIFCNPATDTDEQWDAERVTEEWLLASEDGPSARPAGDPVVDAVCSSFMFSLSMDERGRDADDEGDDAQAVFLDRLGVPVLQTVTTMRSRSRYESSDTGVMGFELALSVALPEFDGNVVTHPISGKERTDDEAGIGTAPKQHFPIDDRVDHVARLAVNWARLRHTPNEDKRVAVVLHNYPPSDDGIGTAFGLDSPESTVNLLDELDERGYDTGTTMPDSGQALVERLTQQLTLDDRWVAPEDVRELSVDVVSTDEYDDYFAETDERFRDAVREEWGDPPDRPFAIPGVEFGNVLVTVQPPRGFGMDPAKVYHDSDLQPPHDYVAFYSWLREAFEADAVVHLGTHGSLEWLPGKTVGLNGASAPDQLIDDIPNVYPYIVNNPGEGTQAKRRSYAAVVDYLTPVMSNAGTYDELAELEELADQYREAGMEDARADDGEHLETLLREKVDELDLAVELGITGTVDEKADVRGPDEAGTSLAEGAVDGDAVDIDELVERVHEYLTDVKTTQIRMGLHTMGEPPTDDRLVEYLVALTRLENPGGPSLRESVAGVLGVDYQRMLDEPGVYDEQLGTTLSEAADEVYETSIDLVETLAEHEFDLPESNVEAGPDEELNMNLLVVDIDPLGDARAKSGAHDDLRAALAFVCEEVQPRVQGAAEEIPRTADALAGEYVPPGGSGAPTRGGVDLLPTGRNFYTLDPRKVPAKSAWQVGSEVAEQTLARHHDEHDEYPEEIGVVAWGTPTVRTRGETIAQVLALLGVEPRWTDAGRIDDVEPIPLDELGRPRVDVTTRVSGLFRDAFPQAASVIHDAVDAVVELDEPHESNYVKKHVEEATEELDEQGVENPEKQAKHRVFTTRPGGYGAGTNKAVDEGNWEDRSDLADVYVQWGGYALGSRGTTTEAHASFERRLGSVDATVKIEDTAEQDEFDSSDWYAFHGGFITAVSEIAGEEPASYVGDSSDPDNVSVYTNEEKVRKAMRARVLNPEWLDSMEEHDYKGAGDLSTTVDVVLGWDATTGVVSDRLWDDVAEQYAFDEERQEWLRDVNPWALESITDTLLEAIDRDLWDADDETADRLRDLNLRVDGDIEARAGGEAGQEVPGDDD; encoded by the coding sequence ATGCCAACGATCGCCCTGTACACGGCGACGGAGAACGAGCTCGGGGCAGTCCAGCGAGCCGCGTCGCGAGTCGACGCGGAGCTCGTGGTCCGCTCGGAGAGCGACCTGGACGACCAGAGCGACGTCGACGAGTTCCTCGACGAGATATCGGACGCGACCGCGGCCGTCTTCTGGCTCCACGGTGCCGAAGACAGCATGCCGGGCTACGACCACGCGGTCGGCCAACTGGAAGACGCTGGCGTGCCCCTGGTCGTCAAGTCGACCGGCGACGCCTACGCGATCGAGGACACGTCCGTCCCAGCGACGGACCGCGACCGAGTGTACGACTACCTCGAACGGGGCGGCACCAGCAACGTCGCCAACTGCATCCGCTTTCTCGTCGACGAGTACGGCGGCGTCGATCGCCCGTACGACGATCCGGTGGACCTCCCGACGGAGGGCGTCTACCACCCGGACCATCCGGGCGCGTCGTACGCCGAACTCGTCGCGACGTTCGACGCCGACCGCCCGACCGTCGCCGTGTGGTTCTACGAGTCCCACTGGACACACGAGAACACCCGCTACGTCGACGCACAGGTCAGGGCGATCGAGGCACAGGGGGCCGACGCCCTGCCGATCTTCTGCAACCCGGCGACCGACACCGACGAACAGTGGGACGCAGAGCGCGTGACCGAGGAGTGGCTCCTCGCCAGCGAGGACGGTCCCAGCGCCCGGCCCGCAGGCGATCCGGTCGTCGACGCCGTCTGCTCGTCGTTCATGTTCTCGCTGTCGATGGACGAGCGGGGCCGGGACGCCGACGACGAGGGCGACGACGCCCAGGCCGTGTTCCTCGACAGGCTGGGCGTTCCGGTGCTCCAGACCGTGACGACGATGCGCTCCCGGTCCCGGTACGAGAGCAGCGACACCGGCGTGATGGGCTTCGAACTCGCCCTCTCGGTCGCGCTGCCGGAGTTCGACGGCAACGTCGTCACGCACCCGATCAGCGGCAAGGAACGCACCGACGACGAGGCCGGCATCGGCACCGCGCCCAAGCAACACTTCCCGATCGACGACCGGGTCGACCACGTCGCGCGGCTGGCGGTCAACTGGGCGCGCCTGCGACACACGCCAAACGAGGACAAGCGAGTCGCCGTCGTCCTCCACAACTACCCGCCCAGCGACGACGGCATCGGCACCGCGTTCGGCCTCGACAGCCCCGAGAGCACGGTCAATCTGCTCGACGAACTCGACGAGCGCGGGTACGACACGGGGACGACGATGCCCGACAGCGGTCAGGCGCTCGTCGAGCGGCTCACACAGCAACTCACGCTCGACGACCGCTGGGTCGCGCCCGAAGACGTGCGAGAGCTGAGCGTCGACGTGGTGTCGACCGACGAGTACGACGACTACTTCGCCGAGACCGACGAGCGGTTTCGGGACGCCGTTCGCGAGGAGTGGGGCGACCCACCGGACCGACCCTTCGCCATCCCCGGCGTCGAGTTCGGAAACGTCCTCGTGACGGTCCAGCCGCCGCGTGGCTTCGGCATGGATCCCGCGAAGGTGTACCACGACTCGGATCTCCAGCCGCCCCACGACTACGTGGCCTTCTACAGCTGGCTGCGCGAGGCGTTCGAGGCCGACGCCGTCGTCCACCTCGGCACCCACGGCAGCCTGGAGTGGCTGCCGGGCAAGACCGTCGGCCTGAACGGCGCGAGCGCCCCAGACCAGCTGATCGACGACATCCCGAACGTCTACCCCTACATCGTCAACAACCCCGGCGAGGGAACACAGGCAAAGCGCCGCTCCTACGCCGCCGTCGTAGACTACCTCACGCCGGTCATGAGCAACGCCGGCACCTACGACGAACTGGCGGAACTGGAGGAACTGGCCGACCAGTACCGCGAGGCAGGCATGGAAGACGCCCGCGCCGACGACGGCGAGCACCTCGAAACACTGTTGCGCGAGAAGGTCGACGAACTGGACCTCGCGGTGGAACTCGGTATTACGGGGACAGTTGACGAGAAAGCCGACGTGCGGGGTCCCGACGAAGCAGGGACCTCGCTCGCCGAAGGAGCGGTCGACGGGGACGCCGTCGACATCGACGAGCTGGTCGAGCGCGTCCACGAGTACCTCACGGACGTGAAGACGACCCAGATCCGGATGGGCCTGCACACGATGGGCGAGCCGCCGACCGACGACCGCCTCGTCGAGTACCTCGTCGCGCTCACTCGGCTGGAGAACCCCGGCGGCCCGAGCCTCCGTGAGAGCGTCGCTGGCGTGCTGGGCGTCGACTACCAGCGGATGCTCGACGAGCCCGGCGTCTACGACGAACAGCTGGGGACGACGCTGTCGGAAGCGGCAGACGAGGTGTACGAGACGAGCATCGACCTCGTGGAGACCCTCGCCGAACACGAGTTCGACCTCCCGGAGTCGAACGTCGAAGCGGGTCCCGACGAGGAACTGAACATGAACCTCCTCGTGGTCGACATCGACCCGCTCGGCGACGCCCGGGCGAAGTCGGGCGCACACGACGACCTGCGGGCGGCACTGGCGTTCGTCTGCGAAGAGGTCCAGCCCCGCGTGCAAGGTGCCGCCGAGGAGATTCCCCGAACCGCGGACGCGCTGGCCGGCGAGTACGTCCCGCCGGGTGGCAGTGGCGCGCCGACTCGGGGCGGCGTCGATCTGCTGCCGACGGGCCGGAACTTCTACACGCTCGATCCGCGCAAAGTGCCCGCAAAGAGCGCCTGGCAGGTCGGCAGCGAGGTCGCAGAGCAGACGCTCGCGCGCCACCACGACGAACACGACGAGTACCCCGAGGAGATCGGCGTCGTCGCGTGGGGGACGCCGACCGTCAGAACCCGAGGCGAGACGATCGCGCAGGTGCTCGCGCTGCTGGGCGTCGAACCGCGCTGGACCGACGCCGGTCGAATCGACGACGTGGAACCGATCCCGCTGGACGAGCTCGGACGACCGCGCGTCGACGTGACGACGCGGGTCTCTGGACTGTTCCGCGACGCGTTCCCGCAGGCCGCGAGCGTGATCCACGACGCCGTCGACGCCGTGGTCGAACTGGACGAGCCACACGAGTCGAACTACGTCAAGAAACACGTCGAGGAAGCCACCGAGGAACTCGACGAGCAGGGCGTCGAGAACCCGGAGAAGCAGGCGAAACACCGCGTGTTCACGACCCGCCCCGGCGGCTACGGCGCGGGGACGAACAAGGCCGTCGACGAGGGCAACTGGGAGGACCGCTCGGACCTCGCGGACGTGTACGTCCAGTGGGGCGGGTACGCGCTGGGCAGTCGCGGGACGACGACGGAAGCCCACGCCTCCTTCGAGCGTCGTCTGGGAAGCGTCGACGCCACGGTGAAGATCGAAGACACGGCCGAGCAAGACGAGTTCGACAGCTCCGACTGGTACGCCTTCCACGGCGGCTTCATCACCGCCGTCTCCGAGATCGCGGGCGAGGAGCCCGCGTCGTACGTCGGCGACTCCAGCGATCCGGACAACGTCTCCGTCTACACCAACGAGGAGAAGGTCCGCAAGGCCATGCGAGCCCGCGTGCTCAACCCCGAGTGGCTCGACAGCATGGAAGAGCACGACTACAAGGGAGCCGGCGACCTCTCGACGACGGTCGACGTGGTGCTGGGCTGGGACGCGACGACGGGCGTCGTCAGCGACCGCCTCTGGGACGACGTGGCCGAGCAGTACGCCTTCGACGAGGAGCGACAGGAGTGGCTCCGGGACGTGAACCCGTGGGCACTGGAGAGTATCACCGACACGCTACTGGAGGCGATCGACCGCGACCTCTGGGACGCCGACGACGAGACGGCCGATCGACTCCGCGATCTGAATCTGCGGGTCGACGGCGACATCGAAGCGCGTGCCGGCGGCGAAGCCGGCCAGGAGGTGCCCGGCGATGACGACTGA
- a CDS encoding ATP-binding protein, protein MIDFGGGKKASPGRAGELGFADIVGQAELKEALLTVAANDDLDGLLIQGEKGTAKSTAVRALAALLPDQTAVADCPYGCPPDEPDRQCEDCRERTDPPTEQRPVPLVTLPLGATRERVVGTLSVADALAGDYEFDPGLLARANRGILYVDEVNLLDDHLVDVLLDAAASGTNRVERDGVSVAHPADFTLVGTMNPEEGELRPQLRDRFALQATVTGADDLDDRVAIIEQALADGDDGDRRADVPDDERRAQLCEARAGLSAVTLSPEFTTEIAELCRDAGVDGHRADIATARAARTLAALDGRVKVLESDVRRAAAMALPHRLRSRPFEDEPDASELLDDHFDDESGGDGESERDETEADADGDGDQSEADGEGGDDADGDTADEESGGDTPDGDDGGQTRQPAADDGGDDAPSPPPGSEAGDAGEDSGEAERGEDESGGGESDERTGGTPLVPGQSPTPVGESDAPDLSAPEAVAEGRAASGRGSVAPAVDGEGARVRTQRANSDRQIDAAASVRAATARGGSGVESRDLRQSVRERDSAVLVVFAVDASASMRPAMRAAKGTVLELLKDAYQERDEVAFVTFAGEGADVLLPPTDSVTLAARHLKDLPTGDRTPLPAGLCAAGDVIRRADPAASVVVLVTDGRANVADGSPTEETRDAAREIAARGSSVVVVDAGDDGDTGLTGLIADETDGRRVPLDALSAERIDAAAGAARTNEI, encoded by the coding sequence ATGATTGATTTCGGTGGCGGCAAAAAAGCTTCGCCCGGGCGGGCGGGCGAACTCGGGTTCGCCGACATCGTGGGTCAGGCGGAACTCAAAGAGGCGCTGTTGACCGTCGCGGCCAACGACGACCTCGACGGACTGCTGATTCAGGGCGAGAAGGGCACGGCCAAGTCGACGGCGGTGCGGGCGCTCGCGGCGTTGCTCCCCGACCAGACCGCCGTCGCCGACTGCCCGTACGGCTGTCCGCCGGACGAGCCCGACCGCCAGTGTGAGGACTGTCGCGAGCGGACCGACCCGCCGACCGAGCAGCGCCCGGTCCCGCTCGTGACCCTCCCGCTCGGTGCGACCCGCGAGCGCGTCGTCGGGACGCTCTCGGTCGCCGACGCGCTCGCTGGCGACTACGAGTTCGACCCCGGACTGCTGGCGCGAGCGAACCGGGGCATCCTCTACGTCGACGAGGTGAATCTGCTGGACGACCACCTCGTCGACGTGTTGCTCGACGCCGCAGCCAGCGGTACCAACCGCGTCGAGCGCGACGGCGTGAGCGTCGCCCACCCCGCCGACTTCACGCTCGTCGGGACGATGAACCCCGAAGAGGGCGAACTACGCCCGCAGCTACGGGACCGCTTCGCGCTCCAGGCGACCGTCACGGGTGCCGACGACCTCGACGACCGGGTCGCGATCATCGAGCAGGCGCTTGCAGACGGCGACGACGGCGACCGGCGGGCCGACGTTCCAGACGACGAGCGCCGGGCACAGCTCTGCGAGGCCCGAGCGGGGCTGTCGGCGGTGACCCTGTCTCCCGAGTTCACCACCGAGATCGCCGAGCTGTGCCGCGACGCGGGCGTCGACGGCCACCGCGCGGACATCGCGACGGCCCGCGCGGCCCGCACGCTCGCGGCACTCGACGGCCGCGTGAAGGTCCTCGAATCCGACGTACGGCGGGCGGCCGCCATGGCCCTGCCCCACCGACTCCGCTCGCGTCCCTTCGAAGACGAGCCAGACGCCTCGGAGCTACTGGACGACCACTTCGACGACGAGAGCGGCGGCGACGGCGAGTCCGAGCGAGACGAGACCGAAGCCGACGCGGACGGCGACGGAGACCAGAGTGAGGCCGACGGGGAGGGCGGTGACGACGCCGACGGCGACACCGCGGACGAAGAGAGCGGGGGCGACACGCCGGACGGCGACGACGGGGGACAGACACGGCAGCCGGCGGCCGACGACGGCGGAGACGACGCCCCGTCACCGCCGCCCGGCTCCGAAGCCGGCGACGCCGGGGAGGACTCCGGCGAGGCCGAGCGCGGCGAGGACGAGTCCGGCGGCGGCGAGAGCGACGAACGGACCGGGGGGACGCCGCTGGTGCCCGGCCAGTCCCCCACACCCGTCGGCGAGAGCGACGCGCCCGACCTCAGTGCGCCCGAGGCCGTCGCCGAGGGTCGGGCCGCCAGCGGACGCGGGTCGGTCGCTCCCGCCGTCGACGGGGAGGGTGCGCGGGTCAGAACCCAGCGCGCGAACTCGGACCGCCAGATCGACGCCGCGGCCTCGGTCCGGGCCGCGACCGCACGAGGCGGCTCCGGCGTCGAGTCTCGCGACCTCCGCCAGTCGGTCCGGGAACGGGACAGCGCCGTGCTCGTGGTCTTCGCCGTCGACGCGAGCGCGTCGATGCGGCCGGCGATGCGGGCCGCGAAGGGGACGGTGCTGGAACTCCTGAAAGACGCCTACCAGGAACGCGACGAGGTCGCGTTCGTGACCTTCGCCGGTGAGGGGGCCGACGTGCTCTTGCCGCCGACCGACAGCGTCACGCTCGCGGCCAGACACCTCAAAGACCTCCCGACGGGCGATCGAACGCCGCTGCCGGCGGGACTATGCGCTGCCGGCGACGTGATCCGGCGAGCCGATCCGGCCGCCAGCGTCGTCGTCCTCGTGACCGACGGGCGCGCCAACGTCGCCGACGGGAGTCCGACCGAGGAGACGCGCGACGCGGCCCGCGAGATCGCCGCGCGCGGAAGTTCCGTCGTCGTCGTCGACGCCGGAGACGACGGCGACACGGGTCTCACGGGGCTGATCGCCGACGAGACCGACGGCCGGCGTGTGCCCCTGGACGCGCTCTCGGCCGAACGGATCGACGCCGCCGCCGGAGCCGCCAGAACAAACGAGATTTAA
- a CDS encoding CbtB domain-containing protein, translating to MTTATDTVSGRVAQAQTELTPTQLLAGIALVAALGFALVFLQAPMAHDSMHNFRHAAGVVCH from the coding sequence ATGACGACTGCTACCGACACCGTCTCGGGTCGCGTCGCACAGGCACAGACGGAACTGACTCCGACACAGTTACTCGCCGGCATCGCGCTCGTGGCCGCGCTGGGCTTCGCGCTGGTCTTCCTCCAGGCACCGATGGCCCACGACTCGATGCACAACTTCCGACACGCCGCCGGGGTCGTCTGTCACTGA
- a CDS encoding CbtA family protein: MLADYILRGAKAGLVAGLLFGLLVALVANPLVAAADTHGHAEEGHAEEGHAEEGHADEDHAEAGGHHESAVSATVTNVVSVGASVLWGLLLGTVVFGVAGYVLEPIVPGEGAVQSALLAVGGFVTVSGAPWLLLPPSLPGVERAIPTDTGMVLYAGMMVAGAVVCLLSAVCYDRLRDRYGRPAAAVAALVPFGLLVAPATLTPLGPATGSLSPALADGLLGTVVFGQLLLWTALAATHARLGRDDGSRPATPSARTDAALSAD; this comes from the coding sequence ATGCTCGCCGACTACATTCTTCGCGGCGCGAAAGCGGGACTGGTCGCCGGCCTGCTGTTCGGGCTACTCGTGGCTCTGGTCGCCAATCCGCTCGTCGCTGCGGCCGACACGCACGGCCACGCCGAGGAGGGCCACGCTGAGGAAGGCCACGCCGAGGAGGGCCACGCTGACGAAGACCACGCCGAGGCCGGTGGTCACCACGAGAGCGCCGTCTCGGCGACGGTGACGAACGTCGTGAGCGTCGGTGCCAGCGTGCTGTGGGGCCTGCTGCTCGGGACGGTCGTCTTCGGCGTCGCCGGCTACGTCCTCGAACCGATCGTCCCCGGCGAGGGTGCCGTCCAGAGCGCGCTGCTCGCGGTCGGTGGCTTCGTCACCGTCTCCGGCGCGCCGTGGCTCCTCCTCCCGCCGTCGCTTCCGGGCGTCGAACGCGCCATCCCGACGGACACCGGCATGGTGCTCTACGCCGGCATGATGGTCGCTGGCGCGGTCGTCTGCCTGCTGTCTGCGGTGTGCTACGATCGACTCCGCGACCGGTACGGTCGCCCCGCGGCGGCGGTCGCCGCGCTGGTTCCCTTCGGGCTGCTCGTGGCCCCGGCCACGCTTACCCCTCTCGGACCGGCGACCGGCTCCCTGTCGCCAGCGCTGGCCGACGGGCTGCTCGGAACGGTCGTCTTCGGCCAGCTCCTCCTGTGGACGGCTCTCGCAGCGACACACGCGCGACTGGGCCGTGACGATGGGTCTCGACCGGCGACGCCGTCCGCACGGACAGACGCCGCCCTCAGTGCGGACTGA
- a CDS encoding (2Fe-2S) ferredoxin domain-containing protein, with protein sequence MEERTVEVHERGFSDHVLVCTNGRESEHACCSEAGGEAVFDAVVEWLRERDLLWSRVYVAETGCLGLCSADGAAIAVHPRSSWYSDVRPDDVAPLLAEEFGPDGSRLGVTAD encoded by the coding sequence ATGGAGGAACGCACGGTCGAGGTCCACGAGCGGGGCTTCTCCGATCACGTCCTCGTCTGTACGAACGGCCGAGAGAGCGAGCACGCCTGCTGTAGCGAGGCCGGCGGCGAGGCGGTCTTCGACGCCGTCGTCGAGTGGCTCCGCGAGCGCGACCTGCTGTGGTCGCGCGTCTACGTCGCCGAGACGGGCTGTCTCGGACTCTGTAGCGCCGACGGCGCGGCGATCGCGGTCCACCCCCGGAGCAGCTGGTACTCGGACGTGCGACCCGACGACGTGGCCCCGCTGCTGGCCGAGGAGTTCGGTCCCGACGGGTCCCGACTCGGTGTCACTGCCGACTGA
- a CDS encoding outer membrane protein assembly factor BamB family protein translates to MSERPKPRSVGLGEPSPARSRHAGRRSAVALTGELVVVGTATGDVIAFDHATLTEQWRADREGADAAVVALAAFGDAVLAGERGPDGRVRCYEAATGRRRWQHATAAEIGEPQRETRFFLPFVADIVTDEDRAYVAARRYERDGDRRSFRSVVSAFADDGTRRWQFEADASPISLDRRDDRLAVAYNRCPGSHQRGLVVLDAEHGTSHWQWDPDSDGQRRVGDVALVEDGALVASHGDYCGYRLDDGGTVRWRAELATRTTVGDETLYAYPNHVAAGNGASVFVTGNTYAVDRRETDALHPAEHTAFGYGPDGQRRWSADVGGFAGEIAVADHHVVVPGAQHFRTRDADCHGLRVLSARDGPVASRETDGIVTAVAVDGDRVVAVEEPVVYHDDGTERGAYRLLVDRAPRSQSARSSQGR, encoded by the coding sequence ATGAGTGAGCGGCCGAAGCCACGGTCGGTCGGCCTCGGCGAACCGTCTCCGGCGCGGTCGCGCCACGCGGGCCGGCGCTCGGCAGTCGCGCTGACGGGTGAACTGGTCGTCGTCGGGACGGCGACGGGCGACGTGATCGCGTTCGATCACGCCACCCTGACAGAGCAGTGGCGCGCGGACCGCGAGGGAGCGGACGCCGCCGTGGTCGCGCTCGCGGCGTTCGGCGACGCGGTCCTCGCCGGTGAGCGAGGCCCGGACGGGCGGGTGCGGTGCTACGAGGCGGCGACGGGTCGACGGCGCTGGCAGCACGCGACGGCGGCAGAGATCGGCGAGCCACAGAGAGAGACGCGGTTCTTCCTGCCGTTCGTCGCAGACATCGTGACCGACGAGGACCGCGCGTACGTCGCCGCCCGCCGCTACGAGCGCGACGGCGACCGCCGCTCGTTTCGAAGCGTCGTCTCCGCGTTCGCCGACGACGGGACGCGACGCTGGCAGTTCGAGGCCGACGCGTCGCCGATCAGCCTCGATCGGCGAGACGACCGCCTCGCGGTCGCGTACAACCGCTGTCCCGGCAGCCACCAGCGGGGCCTCGTCGTGCTCGACGCCGAACATGGGACGAGCCACTGGCAGTGGGATCCCGACAGCGACGGACAGCGCCGGGTCGGTGACGTCGCGCTCGTCGAGGACGGTGCCCTCGTCGCGAGTCACGGCGACTACTGTGGCTACCGCCTCGACGACGGCGGCACCGTCCGGTGGCGCGCCGAGCTGGCGACACGGACGACGGTCGGCGACGAGACGCTGTACGCGTACCCGAACCACGTCGCCGCCGGCAACGGAGCGTCCGTCTTCGTCACCGGCAACACCTACGCCGTCGACCGTCGCGAGACCGACGCCCTCCACCCCGCGGAACACACCGCCTTCGGCTACGGACCGGACGGCCAACGTCGGTGGTCGGCCGACGTGGGCGGGTTTGCCGGCGAGATCGCCGTCGCGGACCACCACGTAGTCGTGCCGGGCGCACAGCACTTCCGGACGCGCGATGCCGACTGTCACGGCCTGCGGGTGCTGTCGGCCCGGGACGGCCCGGTAGCGAGCCGCGAGACCGACGGCATCGTCACGGCAGTCGCGGTCGACGGAGACCGCGTCGTCGCCGTCGAGGAGCCGGTCGTCTACCACGACGACGGCACCGAGCGCGGTGCGTATCGTCTTCTCGTCGATCGTGCGCCGAGAAGCCAGTCGGCGAGAAGTTCACAGGGCCGGTAG
- a CDS encoding DUF3209 family protein: MSCYEIEALRLGLMNVLGSEDEHAREHAEKELEGELDGPIEALAEAESLSAIERHLDAALVDLEAEIAEADSDSQEYDYMRGRLVAVRDAERAVHRLTSQGESVLDGLGEAHDVLHEAFPVDE; this comes from the coding sequence ATGAGCTGCTACGAAATCGAAGCACTCCGACTCGGACTGATGAACGTACTGGGAAGCGAAGACGAACACGCGCGCGAGCACGCGGAAAAAGAACTCGAAGGCGAACTCGACGGCCCGATCGAGGCCCTGGCAGAGGCCGAGTCCCTCTCGGCCATCGAACGCCACCTCGACGCGGCGCTGGTGGATCTCGAAGCCGAGATCGCCGAGGCCGATTCGGACAGTCAGGAGTACGACTACATGCGGGGGCGACTCGTCGCGGTCCGGGACGCCGAGCGAGCGGTCCACCGGCTGACGAGCCAGGGCGAGAGCGTCCTCGACGGGCTGGGCGAGGCCCACGACGTGCTCCACGAAGCCTTCCCGGTCGATGAGTGA
- a CDS encoding CbiX/SirB N-terminal domain-containing protein, translated as MTADAAATPVSLDDEAVLLVGHGSRREKSNEQVRELAAAVEERLGVPTDAGFLELAEPSIEAAIAGLAASVSRVTVVQLSLFAASHVKNDVPLAVEQARSAHPDLTIHNGAHLGVHPAIVDLLDDRAAAVEAELGLDRTADDLTVVLCARGSSDPDANSDAHKLARLLYEGRAFDHVETSFIGVTEPLLEDTLHTVAKRRPDGVVVLPYMLGDGVLTQRIRDRADAFDEEYPYVDAAAGDPLGTDSRLLDVLGDRWQEARTDSVEMSCDTCKYKVELDGYEEDVGGARAMLRALTHQETHADRENVDDEPHAHDAPEKHVAVCTNQTCAADGSAAVLERLRQAERDSEACDARVTRSSCLGRCGEGPMVAVYPDGVWYGGVGEDDAERIVSSHLDRDRIVSELVDQTLSQ; from the coding sequence ATGACCGCCGACGCCGCCGCGACGCCGGTCTCGCTCGACGACGAGGCCGTCCTGCTAGTCGGACACGGCTCTCGACGCGAGAAGTCGAACGAACAGGTCCGGGAGCTGGCCGCGGCCGTCGAGGAGCGCCTCGGCGTGCCGACCGACGCGGGCTTTCTCGAACTCGCCGAGCCCTCGATCGAGGCGGCCATCGCGGGACTGGCGGCGTCGGTCTCGCGGGTCACCGTCGTCCAGCTCTCGCTCTTTGCCGCGAGCCACGTCAAGAACGACGTGCCGCTGGCGGTCGAGCAGGCCCGCTCGGCTCACCCCGATCTGACGATCCACAACGGGGCACACCTCGGCGTCCACCCGGCGATCGTGGATCTGCTGGACGACCGCGCGGCGGCGGTCGAGGCGGAACTCGGACTCGACCGCACGGCGGACGATCTGACGGTCGTCCTCTGTGCCCGGGGCTCTAGCGACCCCGACGCCAACAGCGACGCGCACAAACTGGCGCGCCTGCTGTACGAGGGGCGCGCGTTCGACCACGTCGAGACGAGCTTCATCGGCGTGACCGAACCGCTCCTGGAGGACACGCTGCACACGGTCGCCAAGCGGCGACCGGACGGCGTCGTCGTCCTCCCGTACATGCTCGGCGACGGGGTCCTCACCCAGCGGATTCGAGACCGCGCCGACGCGTTCGACGAGGAGTACCCCTACGTCGACGCCGCGGCCGGCGACCCCCTCGGGACGGACTCGCGGCTGCTGGACGTGCTGGGCGACCGCTGGCAGGAGGCCCGCACCGACAGCGTCGAGATGTCCTGTGACACCTGCAAGTACAAGGTCGAACTGGACGGCTACGAGGAAGACGTGGGCGGCGCGCGGGCGATGCTCCGGGCGCTGACCCACCAGGAGACCCACGCCGACCGCGAGAACGTCGACGACGAACCCCACGCACACGACGCCCCGGAGAAACACGTCGCCGTCTGTACGAACCAGACCTGCGCGGCCGACGGCTCGGCCGCCGTCCTGGAGCGGCTCCGGCAGGCCGAACGCGACTCGGAGGCCTGTGACGCCCGCGTGACCCGCTCCTCGTGTCTCGGTCGCTGTGGCGAGGGGCCGATGGTCGCCGTCTACCCCGACGGCGTCTGGTACGGCGGCGTCGGCGAGGACGACGCCGAGCGGATCGTCTCCTCGCACCTCGACCGTGACCGCATCGTCTCAGAACTCGTCGATCAAACACTCTCACAATGA
- a CDS encoding ferredoxin has product MTTEYRVALDRAACDGVFACLVRDDRFVEASDGLATIGATDTDGEETVVATFDDDRIEAARQAAAACPVDAISVSEGSDE; this is encoded by the coding sequence ATGACTACTGAGTACCGCGTGGCACTCGACCGGGCGGCCTGCGACGGGGTCTTCGCCTGTCTCGTCCGTGACGATCGGTTCGTGGAGGCCAGCGACGGGCTGGCGACGATCGGCGCGACCGACACGGACGGCGAGGAGACCGTCGTCGCGACGTTCGACGACGACCGGATCGAGGCGGCTCGACAGGCCGCGGCCGCCTGTCCGGTCGACGCGATCTCGGTGTCGGAGGGGAGCGATGAGTGA